The genomic segment GTCACTCCGCGCGCCATGGCGTAGTGATGCACGCCGATCGGCACGGAGACGAACGAACCTGCGGGTAGCGTAACCATTTTGCTCGGATTCATGGTATCGCCCAGCCCGACGAGCAACGTGCCCGAGAGCACCGTGACGTTCTCAACGCCGCCATGGAAGTGCGGCCCGAACTTCGCACCGTTCGGAAGTTTGAGCCGCATGGTATAGGCGCCGGCCTTGGTCGGATCGCCGTAGATGACGGCTGTCTGGGCGCCGGCGAGGGGCCCGGTGCCAGCCGCCCAGTGAATCGCGGACGGAGTGACGATGGTCGGAGCGCTTCCGGCCGCATAAGCGGCCGAACCGGTCAATGCCAGGGCGCAAAGAAGCGCAAAAGTGCGAAGTCGCATGGGCAACCTCCAATAGAACGAGACGACGGGTCGCGCCTCGTCCTCGAATGATAAGGCCGCCATAACGCCCTAGCAACCCCGTTCTGGGGGTTCTTGGGG from the Candidatus Baltobacteraceae bacterium genome contains:
- a CDS encoding cupin domain-containing protein; this translates as MRLRTFALLCALALTGSAAYAAGSAPTIVTPSAIHWAAGTGPLAGAQTAVIYGDPTKAGAYTMRLKLPNGAKFGPHFHGGVENVTVLSGTLLVGLGDTMNPSKMVTLPAGSFVSVPIGVHHYAMARGVTVIQIHGMGPRSMTFVHK